From a region of the Triticum aestivum cultivar Chinese Spring chromosome 7D, IWGSC CS RefSeq v2.1, whole genome shotgun sequence genome:
- the LOC123167547 gene encoding cortical cell-delineating protein-like: MAPSKLALFLALNLVLLAAVQGCGPYCPPVIPTPPIRPPPAVPSTGGGSCPINTLKLGVCANVLNLLKLRISVPANEQCCPLLGGLADLDAAVCLCTAIRANILGIKLNVPIDLTLLLNQCGKKCPANFTCPI; the protein is encoded by the coding sequence ATGGCGCCCTCCAAGCTCGCCCTCTTCCTCGCCCTGAACCTGGTCCTCCTCGCCGCCGTACAGGGCTGCGGGCCCTACTGCCCTCCTGTCATCCCTACCCCGCCGATCCGCCCACCGCCTGCCGTGCCATCGACCGGCGGGGGCAGCTGCCCTATCAACACGTTGAAGCTGGGCGTGTGCGCCAACGTGCTGAACCTACTGAAGCTCAGGATCAGTGTGCCGGCGAACGAGCAGTGCTGCCCGCTCCTGGGCGGGCTCGCCGACCTCGACGCCGCTGTGTGCCTCTGCACCGCCATCAGGGCCAACATTCTCGGCATCAAGCTGAACGTGCCTATCGACTTGACCCTCCTCCTCAACCAGTGCGGCAAGAAGTGCCCGGCCAACTTCACCTGCCCCATctga